One Sporosarcina sp. FSL W8-0480 genomic window, TTATCGTCATATTTATCGAAACGAAATTTCAATTGGGGATTTCCCTAAATTGTAGCGTGTGATTTTATGCGTTTTTTAGTGATTTTATGCGTTTTTCTATGGATTTATACGTGATTATTCGTATTTATGAAGTTTTCTTGGCATTTATGCGCCTTTTAGGAGAGTTATGCGTTTTTAGGCGCATAAATCCCCGTTAAGGTCACTGTTTTTGATTAATCTAATGAAGAAAGATATTCCTTCAATGCGCTGACGATCCGTTCGGATGCATGTCCGTCCCCATATGGGTTGGACGCTTTCGCCATCGCACTGTATTCCGCTTCGTCAGTAAGAAGTGTGTCTGTAAGATTAAAGATTACCTCTTCGTCTGTCCCGGCAAGTTTCAGTGTTCCCGCTTCGATTCCTTCCGGACGTTCAGTCGTGTCACGAAGAACAATCACCGGTTTCCCGAGTGATGGCGCTTCTTCCTGGATGCCGCCCGAGTCGGTCAAAATGATGTGAGAACGTGCAGCGAAGTTGTGGAAATCAACGACTTCAAGCGGTTCGATCAAGTGAACGCGGTCGTTGCCACCAAGGAGTTCGTCTGCAACTTCGCGGACTGCCGGATTCATATGCACCGGATAGATGACTTGCGTATCCGGGTGTTTTTCAAGGATCCGGTTGATGGCACGGAACATATTGCGCATCGGTTCTCCCAAGTTTTCACGTCTATGCGCCGTCAGCAGAATGAGACGGTCGTCGCCGATTTTCTCGAAAATCGGATGCGTATAGTCTTCACGCACAGTAGTTTGAAGTGCGTCGATTGCCGTGTTCCCTGTGATGTAGATTCGGTCTTCAGGCTTTCCTTCATTTAATAGGTTCTGCGCCGATTTTTCCGTTGGTGAAAAATGAAGGTCAGCAAGAACGCCTGTTAGCTGGCGGTTCATCTCCTCAGGATACGGAGAGAATTTATCCCATGTACGAAGTCCGGCTTCGACATGTCCGACCGCGATTTTGTTGTAGAATGCGGCAAGGCTTCCGATGAAAGTAGTAGAAGTATCGCCGTGGACAAGTACGATGTCCGGCTGTGCTTCTTTCATGATGTTGTCAAGGCCTTCCAAGCCGCGAGTCGCGACGTCGACCAACGTTTGGCGGTCTTTCATAATATTGAGGTCATAGTCCGGTGTGATGCCGAACGTATTCAAAACTTGGTCCAGCATTTGACGATGTTGCGCTGTCACGGTGACGATCGATTCGATCTCTTCCGGATGTTTTTGCAGTTCAAGTACGAGTGGTGCCATTTTAATCGCTTCCGGTCTTGTACCGAAGATCGTCATAACCTTCCATTTTCGTTTCAAACCATTCACGCCTTCCCCGTTATTATTAAAATTATTTTGTGCCGAATAGGCGGTCTCCCGCGTCACCAAGTCCAGGAACGATGTACCCGTGGTCGTTCAATTTTTCATCCAACGCAGCGATATATACGTCTACGTCCGGATGTGCATCAGTGAACACTTTTACGCCTTCAGGAGCTGCGATTAGGCACATGAACTTGATGTTTGTCGCACCGCGTTTTTTCAATGAATTAACCGCTTCAACCGCAGTACCGCCCGTGGCAAGCATCGGATCGACCACGATGAATTCACGTTCCGATACGTCGGAAGGGAGTTTTACGAAGTACTCATGTGGTTGTAGTGTTTCCGGGTCACGGAATAGGCCGACGTGTCCAACTTTCGCTGCTGGAATTAGGTTTAAGATACCATCGACCATACCGATGCCAGCGCGAAGGATCGGAACAATCCCGATTTTCTTGCCTGCCAACACTTTTGAATTTGCTGTTTGGACTGGCGTTTCCACTTCCACTTCTTTTAGCGGAAGATCACGTGTGATTTCATAAGCCATCAGTGTCGCCACTTCGTCGACAAGCTCGCGGAACTCCTTCGTGCCTGTGTTGATGTCTCGAATATGAGTCAATTTATGCTGGATGAGTGGGTGGTCAAATACATGTACTTTTGCCATTGCTTTCGCTCCTTTTCGGAATGTCCTGTACATTATAACAGAAAGCTACAGATTCAGACATTGTGGAGTGTGAATTATAGTGG contains:
- the wecB gene encoding UDP-N-acetylglucosamine 2-epimerase (non-hydrolyzing); the protein is MKRKWKVMTIFGTRPEAIKMAPLVLELQKHPEEIESIVTVTAQHRQMLDQVLNTFGITPDYDLNIMKDRQTLVDVATRGLEGLDNIMKEAQPDIVLVHGDTSTTFIGSLAAFYNKIAVGHVEAGLRTWDKFSPYPEEMNRQLTGVLADLHFSPTEKSAQNLLNEGKPEDRIYITGNTAIDALQTTVREDYTHPIFEKIGDDRLILLTAHRRENLGEPMRNMFRAINRILEKHPDTQVIYPVHMNPAVREVADELLGGNDRVHLIEPLEVVDFHNFAARSHIILTDSGGIQEEAPSLGKPVIVLRDTTERPEGIEAGTLKLAGTDEEVIFNLTDTLLTDEAEYSAMAKASNPYGDGHASERIVSALKEYLSSLD
- the upp gene encoding uracil phosphoribosyltransferase, with protein sequence MAKVHVFDHPLIQHKLTHIRDINTGTKEFRELVDEVATLMAYEITRDLPLKEVEVETPVQTANSKVLAGKKIGIVPILRAGIGMVDGILNLIPAAKVGHVGLFRDPETLQPHEYFVKLPSDVSEREFIVVDPMLATGGTAVEAVNSLKKRGATNIKFMCLIAAPEGVKVFTDAHPDVDVYIAALDEKLNDHGYIVPGLGDAGDRLFGTK